CTTTTTCTATTTAGatacttaatttttcaaaaataaatgtagcAGTTTATAATCTAATACTCCCAGCACCAGTCTAATATTAAATGATCCTTTTTCAGACTGCGTTGAGCTCATACAATAAGTTTAGATAGATGTACATATTTAGACCTTGgcatttaaggaaaaagaagggaggagggagaacaggGCCTGGAGGAGCCCACAGGCCACTGAGATACAGGGTCTCTGGGGGACTCCACAGTGTAGGACAGAGACCTATATAAACttggaaaaatttgaaagataatTCAGCATCCTATAAAAGTTGAGTAGGACTAGAGAAAGCAGTAGTCAAAAGTCAGAGGCTTGCACTCAAGAAATGAAGGTACGTGTTATCTCCTCATTCATTTTCCAACAAATGTTGAACACCCCCTCTGCCTAGCAGAGAGGATCTAGCTTCTGAAGGAGcctcattaaatatttcttgaataaatcaGTGAAATCACTTCACAAACCCTGAGGAAAATGCTATAGGTACATAGGTATACAAATCCtactattttatttccaaaataataaagaagtagTTAACTTCATACAATAATAAAGCCTGTAGACAAACattcctatttatatattttattttgatcccAGGTAGATTTTAGCTCTCAGAAAACAACTCTTGTATATAAATTGACTCTGCCTAACTAAACTAAAAATTAAGGTTAACTCAAAGAATTACAAACATACTCAAGATTTGTTTTTCGtaatctttctctttattttgctctgctcTGACATCTACTTTTAATATGTGCCTCATGATCTCCCTAAGGTTGACTTTTAGGGGTGTGATTGTAATTATTCTATTTAATAAAGCAGTCCCTATTAAATAAGATTCTAGAGATATAAAAGATGAATATTAAGCTCCCATTAAAACCCTGCtatgcattttaatttctgaagcaatgaaaagaaaaatataagcatGCTTTccataggaaatatttttaaacatttcagtctaatttttttgtcaaaagcttattTTCAAAGTGATATACCCTTTATGTAAAGATAGATGGATAGAGagatacaatatatatatttaatgttcgTTAGgcttaatgtttttaatttttttaactaagggaaatatttaaaaggtaaaactgaatttcttttctaaattcatCTATCTTTGGAACCTTTGGATTAGAAGAGAGCCAtcagaaatttgaaaatgagaaacGAGATAGCTCAGGAAGATAATCCATCTACCAAAGTACTAAAGCATAATTCCAAATTGATACGATCTTGTAGTATGTGTCAGGTATTTATAATGTCAATATATGTAAATGCACATATGTTAAGAGGAGAGGTGTAAGTTTTCTAGGAAAATTGTTTCTAGAGGAAAAGATATAAGGAAATATAGTACGTGTCAACAGCACAGAATGGGGAGCCCAAAGGCTCTGTCACTCCCCAGTTATATGAACCCAGGGCAGCCCATCTCCAGGGGCTCggttttttcaactgtaaatgaAGGGCTTTAACTAGATCCCTGCCAGCTCTACAAATCTGTGACTCTGGGAATATTCTTAGTGACTAAAGCATCATAGGCATTGCTTTGGGATGTTTGTTGTTAGGTCTTGTGACTCATGAATTTGGTGATGACAGAGTCTCTTAATTAGATGAGTGGGTGAACAGTGTGGGTTGGGACGTTTACTAAATTCAGCAAATTGTAGATTTCCAATATCAAATAAGCTGCCCAACCCATACTGTCTTTTGGAGGCAGAAAACTAGAGTTGCCCTTGCTTTCAAGAAaacgtaataataataataaaatccctTTGGAAAGCAAAGCACTTTCACAAGTATAGTCTCATTCCATCTTTATAACACCTCTGTGAAAGAAATAGACCAGAAATAACTAGTCTTACtgtttacagtttacaaagtcaTATTGtgtgcttattttatatatatatatatatatatacatatatatacacatatatatatatgtgtgtgtatatgtatgtatatatatatatatatatatatatatggcagcaTGCTAGGTGGTATGGGACCACATAAAACCTACAGAGTTTCTGACTTGGGGAGATTATTGGAGAAACTGAAGTACACAGTGATTTGCCTAGGTTCACAGCATTCCTTTGTGTCAAGCCAGGCTGAGAATTCTAGTCTTCTGACCTTTGGTTAgggctttttcctttttcctttgtgtcAAATTAAGACAGATAAATTAAGGCAGATAAATTCAAATAGAGTTTTGAATATCTCTATTCTTCCTGGCTGGCCTGAGTATCTTCATGCCAGCCAGGAAGATAAGTCGAAAGCTAACTATTTCTAACTCTTTTTAGCTCACCTCATTTTAAGAAGCCtgggttttgtttccatttatatgaggctTTAAAAGACGTTTCATTTCCAAGCCAAATGAAGTCACCggttaatattttatagattaaaaacagaggttaaaatttttaattttcacattcgTGCTGCATTTATTGCTGCCTTATACCCCAAAGGCCCATTCAGGGTATTAGGTGCCGTTCTTGCCCCCTTGGGAGAGGATGCGGCTACTCCCCGCCCTCGCGTGCCTGCGTCCCCACGTCCCTCTGTGATCACGTACACACGCGCCTTGTCTGTGATCGTGTGCACGCactttatctttccattttccccCTTCCTGTAGATCCAGCTTTCCAAAATCGGGCCACCCTTTATTATCAAGAGCCAACCAGTCTCCAAACCAGAGGCTCGCGCGTCATCTGGCACATCGGTCAGTGGCGGGAGGAACACGGGAGCCAGGACCCTGGCGGACATCAAGGCCCGAGCCCAGCAAGCAAGGGCCCAGCGAGAGGCGGCAGCAGCCGCAGCCGTGGCGGCGGCCGCGAGCATCGTTTCGGGAGCTATGGGGAGCCCAGGAGAGGGCGGAAAGGCCAGAACTCTGGCGCATATCAAAGAGCAGACGAAGGTGAAGCTCTTCGCAAAGCATCAAGCCCGAGCCCACCTCTTCCAGAACGCTAAAGAGCCCCGGTTGCCTCCGCTCGGCTCAAAGGAAGGGCCTCCAAGCTTAGAAGTGTCTTCTGCCCCTGAAACAAAAATCGAAGGCTCGCCCGGTGTCATCATTGTCAATCCAAACTGCCGATCTCCCAGCAACAAGGCTGCGCACCTCCGGGAGCCCACCACTGTACTACAGCAGTCTCTCAACCCGACCAAACTTCCAGAACTTGCCACGGACTTATCTGTGCATAGTTCTGACGAAAACACACCTGTGTCACACTTGTCTGAGAAAACTGTTTCATCTACCTCTTCGGAAAATAGCAGTGTGCCCATGCTTTTTAATAAAAGTCCCGTCCCCGTGTCTGTCTGCAGCACTGCTATGTCGGGAGCAATTAAAGAACATCCCTTTGTGAGTTCTGTTGATAAATCCTCTGTCCTAATGTCTGTTGACAGTGCAAACACTACAATTTCTGCTTGTAACATAAGCATGTTGAAAACCATCCAGGGAACGGACACTCCATGCATAGCCATTATACCAAAATGTATCGAGAGCACCCCTCCTCCGGCCGCCGCGGAGGGCTCCAGCGCAGCGAGCCCCCGGGGTGACAAGCGGTTGCTGGCACCCAGCAGCGGCGCTGGCAGCCTGGTCTCCAGTCAGTACACCTCTGTGCCAACTCCCTCCATCGGAAGCAACTTGCCAAACCATCTCTCCACTAGCTCTGTCTTGATTCCCCCAACGGGAGTGAACAACAGATTTCCTTCTGAGAAGATAGCCATGCCTGGGAGCGAAGAACGGGACACCATGTCCATGGGCACCACTGTGAGGGCCTCCCTCGGCTGCAGGGACCCCGTCGCAGTCCCTGACGCCCTGGTGGCACGCCCACCTGTCGCAGCATTTACTGGAAGCATGCTGACTGTAAACTCTTACGACAGCCCTCCCACGTTAAGTGCTGAAAGCTTGGACAAAACTTCAGGGACTCGGAACAGGGCAGACACTTCTGGGAAACCTCAGCCACCCCCGGGGGGGTTCCCACCAGCAGCCATAAACCGCTCGATTCCGTGTAAAGTCATCGTCGACCACAGCACCACGCTGACCTCCACGTTGTCTCTGACCGCCTCTCTTGAGAGCACGGAAGCCGGCCTGGACCTCCAGAGCAGGTCCGGGAGGACGGAAGCAGTCATCCAGCCCGTGGCGTGTCCGCAGGTGTCTGTCATCAGCAGGCCCGAGCCGGTTGCAAGCGAAGGCGGAGATCACGGTCCCAGTTTCATTGCTGCTTCCGCGGCAAAACAAGACAGTCAAACGATGCAGGCCACCTGCCCGGGTCTCCGTGAAGGACCCCTCGTGGTTCCAGATACATTAAACGCGGGGACTCCTCTGAGTCACAGCTTTGCTGAGCAGGCGCGTGGCATAACCGCGTTCAAAAGTGAAGCCGACACAACCTGTGGCCATCAGTATAACCCGGGCGGCCGGATCTGCTGGGGCGAGGACGGGGTGAGGAGCGCAGGACAGCCTCTGCTCTGCCACCCTGGTTCCGGTAAACAGAAGGAATATCTGGAGCAGGGCTGTCCGCAGGCCATCAAGACCGAGCACGCCAGCTCCTCGCATGTGGCGGAACTTCACCCCAGGAATCTCATCACAAGCGTCCGTCTCCCCGTGAAGTCCGAACCTCACGACGTGGACAAGGGCTTAAGGATGGACGCCGGCGACTTCCCTGGCCCTGAGCCGCATCCTGCAGCTGCAGGGGCAGCCCCGAGTGCGCAGCAGACGCAGAGCGTGCAGGCCCCCACCTCTGGTCCCATGGAAGAGGCCACGCCTCTGGCTACAGACACCCTGAAAAGAGCTCCCAGCGCAGGGAGCTCCAGCTGCCGTCTGTCATCGGTGGAGGCGAACAATCCCCTCGTCACACAGTTACTCCAGGGCAACTTGCCTTTGGAAAAAGTGTTGCCCCAGCCCAGACTGGGAGCCAAGCTCGAAATCAACAGGCTTCCTCTGCCTCTTCAAACTACCTCAGTGGGTAAAACAGCCCCCGAGAGGAACGTGGTTGAAATGCCCCCTAGCTCTCCCAATCCGGACGGGAAAGGCTACCTGGCAGGCGCTCTCGCACCACTACCAACGAGGAAGCGGGAGAACCACCCCAAGAAGAGAGTCGCCAGGACCGGGGGGGAACACACTCAAGTGAAATGTGAGCCAGGGAAGTTGTTGGCGGACGCAGATGTGAAAGGGGGGCCGTGTGTCATCAGCTCCGGCATGAATCAGCTGGGACTCAGCCAGCCGCTGAAGCAGGAGTGGCTGAACAAGCACCCTGGGCAGAGCAAGATGGCTCACAGCCCTGAGGTCAAACAGCAGAAGCGGCTGCTCCCCTCGTGTGGCTTCCAGCAGAGCCTGTTTCACGTCGACAAGAACGGCGGCTTCCACCCCGACGCTGGGACCTCCCACAGACAGCAGTTTTACCAAATGCCTCTGGCTGCCAGGGGCCCCATTCCTACCGCGGCTCTGTTACCAGCCTCTGCCAAAGCCCCCGTGGGCTGTAACACGTTTTCCTTCAATAGGCATCTTGAGCAAAAGGGACTGGGAGAGGTTGGCCTTTCCTCAGCACCTCACCAGCTAAGGTTAGCCAATATGGTGCCCCCCAACATGCCCATTAAAGAAGGTGATGACATGGGGGGGACCCCGCACGGGATGCCGCACAAAGCACTAGTGcatcccccgccccctccccccttggctttgcccccacccccccctccACCACCGCCACTACCTCCACCTCTTCCTAATCCAGAAGTCCCCTCCGATCAAAAACAACCGCCAGTTACCATGGAAACCACTAAGAGACTTAGTTGGCCACAGTCCACGGGCATATGTAGCAATATAAAATCGGAACCTCTTTCTTTTGAGGAAGGTTTAAGCAGCAGCTGTGAACTGGGCATGAAACAAGTTTCCTATGACCAGAATGAAATGAAGGAACAGTTGAAGGCGTTTGCGctgaaaaatgcagatttctcttCCTATTTGCTTTCTGAGCCACAGAAGCCTTTTACCCAATTAGCTGCTCAGAAAATGCAGGTGCAGCAACAACAGCAGCTCTGTGGAAATTATCCAACAATACACTTCGGTAGCACGAGCTTCAAAAGGGCAGCATCTGCAATTGAAAAGTCCATTGGGATTTTGGGAAGTGGCTCCAATCCCACCACGGGTCTGCCTGGTCAGAACGCTCAGATGCCCGTTCAGAACTTTGCCGACAGCAGCAACGCGGATGAGTTGGAACTGAAATGCTCTTGCCGGCTGAAAGCCATGATTGTGTGCAAAGGCTGCGGGGCCTTCTGCCACGACGACTGCATAGGGCCTTCTAAACTCTGTGTAGCTTGCCTGGTTGTGCGATAAGAGCTGAGTGAAAGATGCAGTATCCCTTTTCACCACGGAAAAGCCACACGGCGTCAGCAACAACAAATTGAACAGCTCAGTGGTTTATAGCGtgctaatttattttactttggaaCAGATGATCTTTTCTCTAGATGATTAttttcttgcatttctgggaAAGGAGAGATCGCATTCCAGCCGAGGGGCTCAACAGCATGTCTTTTACATATTTAGTTGCCATTTGCAGCTTTGGAAAGTTTCTATTCGTGTGTATACAGGTCACTCccaatttgtttctttctttttttaatccaggtGTAGATaggaaaaggacattttaaattacttaatggTAACCAGAAATGGAGATGTGGAGAGAGATCGGTAACAGCAATTTAAGGTGGTGATGCATTCTTCTGTAGATTAACCATTACAGCGAGGGTTCCAACAGTTGACTCCTTTGGACCTACCTTTACCGTACTGATTACATCATATTTGGAAAAGGGAATCTGATTTAAGTGTATGATTCCTTGTATTTACTCATATCACAAAAGATATTAAAGGAGGTATGCCATTAATGAACTCCACTGTCCttattctctttcctcccttttgaCTCTTTTCAGAGACTGGCAGATTCTCTGGATCTGCCTTGGACATGGTACACGTATTGTAGTGAAATGTCTTTTCCACCTGAAATTGCAGTGTGGGCCTCATGCCCAGCAATCTGGTTCAAGCCCTTTGACACCCGAG
Above is a genomic segment from Balaenoptera musculus isolate JJ_BM4_2016_0621 chromosome 14, mBalMus1.pri.v3, whole genome shotgun sequence containing:
- the ASXL3 gene encoding putative Polycomb group protein ASXL3, with the translated sequence MKDKRKKKDRTWAEAARLALEKHPNSPMTAKQILEVIQKEGLKETSGTSPLACLNAMLHTNTRIGDGTFFKIPGKSGLYALKKEESSCSADGTLDLGCESELEGTEMAEVSANGEGNGVCAKQVADEASSTRDSSLPNTAVQSKLVSSFQQHTKKALKQALRQQQKRRNGVSMMVNKTVPRVVLTPLKVSDEQSDSPSGSESKNGEADSSDKEMKHGQKSPTGKQTSQHLKRLKKSGLGHLKWTKAEDIDIETPGSILVNTNLRALINKHTFASLPQHFQQYLLLLLPEVDRQMGSDGILRLSTSALNNEFFAYAAQGWKQRLAEGEFTPEMQLRIRQEIEKEKKTEPWKEKFFERFYGEKLGMSREDSIKLTSGPNNDGAESSSSCGTSGLPGLSAQTPLKEQQPKSMKSPTSPEPDFCATLCPMVDVGKDVMTESESEDILIPEESVIQEEIEEEVETSICECQDENHKTIPEFSEESESPANSHEEPQIAPPEDNLESCVIMNDVLETLPHVEVKVEEKSESPQEEMSVVIDQLEVCDSLVPSTSSVIHVNDTEHKEPETALETNTPKIKTGSSSLEGQFPSEGIAVDMELQSDPDEQLSENACISETSFSSESPEGACTSLTSPGGETQSTSEESCTPASLETTFCSEVSSTENMDKYNQRNATDENLHASLMSEISPISTSPEISEASLMSNLPLTSEASPVSNLPLTSETSPMSDLPLTSETSSVSSMLLTSETTFISSLPLPSETSPISSSSMNERMVHQQRKSTSISEEPLSPQKDEGSAPAKPLGESLTSQQKPLSNTPEPIKMGSSSIAPEAYSSEELHNKTLNQPPCKSHVEAEKPYPASIPELPSTEMIKVKNHNVLQRTEKKAMSSPLELPVFSEETESKGNELPSAKLQDKQYISSVDKASFSEGSRNKMHKPGSSQNRLETSHTSKLSEPSKSPDGVRNESRESEISKRKTAEHHSFGICKEKRARIEDDQSSRNLSSSSPSEKEQPPREEPRVPPLKIQLSKIGPPFIIKSQPVSKPEARASSGTSVSGGRNTGARTLADIKARAQQARAQREAAAAAAVAAAASIVSGAMGSPGEGGKARTLAHIKEQTKVKLFAKHQARAHLFQNAKEPRLPPLGSKEGPPSLEVSSAPETKIEGSPGVIIVNPNCRSPSNKAAHLREPTTVLQQSLNPTKLPELATDLSVHSSDENTPVSHLSEKTVSSTSSENSSVPMLFNKSPVPVSVCSTAMSGAIKEHPFVSSVDKSSVLMSVDSANTTISACNISMLKTIQGTDTPCIAIIPKCIESTPPPAAAEGSSAASPRGDKRLLAPSSGAGSLVSSQYTSVPTPSIGSNLPNHLSTSSVLIPPTGVNNRFPSEKIAMPGSEERDTMSMGTTVRASLGCRDPVAVPDALVARPPVAAFTGSMLTVNSYDSPPTLSAESLDKTSGTRNRADTSGKPQPPPGGFPPAAINRSIPCKVIVDHSTTLTSTLSLTASLESTEAGLDLQSRSGRTEAVIQPVACPQVSVISRPEPVASEGGDHGPSFIAASAAKQDSQTMQATCPGLREGPLVVPDTLNAGTPLSHSFAEQARGITAFKSEADTTCGHQYNPGGRICWGEDGVRSAGQPLLCHPGSGKQKEYLEQGCPQAIKTEHASSSHVAELHPRNLITSVRLPVKSEPHDVDKGLRMDAGDFPGPEPHPAAAGAAPSAQQTQSVQAPTSGPMEEATPLATDTLKRAPSAGSSSCRLSSVEANNPLVTQLLQGNLPLEKVLPQPRLGAKLEINRLPLPLQTTSVGKTAPERNVVEMPPSSPNPDGKGYLAGALAPLPTRKRENHPKKRVARTGGEHTQVKCEPGKLLADADVKGGPCVISSGMNQLGLSQPLKQEWLNKHPGQSKMAHSPEVKQQKRLLPSCGFQQSLFHVDKNGGFHPDAGTSHRQQFYQMPLAARGPIPTAALLPASAKAPVGCNTFSFNRHLEQKGLGEVGLSSAPHQLRLANMVPPNMPIKEGDDMGGTPHGMPHKALVHPPPPPPLALPPPPPPPPPLPPPLPNPEVPSDQKQPPVTMETTKRLSWPQSTGICSNIKSEPLSFEEGLSSSCELGMKQVSYDQNEMKEQLKAFALKNADFSSYLLSEPQKPFTQLAAQKMQVQQQQQLCGNYPTIHFGSTSFKRAASAIEKSIGILGSGSNPTTGLPGQNAQMPVQNFADSSNADELELKCSCRLKAMIVCKGCGAFCHDDCIGPSKLCVACLVVR